The following are from one region of the Actinoplanes sp. L3-i22 genome:
- a CDS encoding NAD-dependent epimerase/dehydratase family protein, whose product MGGHGYVGSRAVFYAEAGGDDVVVVSRGGDTRGGVPSVAWDDFLIDLRQRAGQPSSIVWILDGAKHDELERLNALLRVVDESTYVVGVSSCTVYGNRHGEVCVESTPLSLVTPNAELKAACEDSLEAAPVSYGILRLGALYGVDDRGIRRDRVEKWVTEAAQVGTVTVPEPSHWRGWLHRDQAARALVRAARDRVEGTFNVTSSNYRFGDAASFAADPFGAEVRGDGKDDPMDYQIDSSLAVKQQLLDHQEGEDLPSTVAAFAATHRR is encoded by the coding sequence GTGGGCGGTCACGGGTACGTCGGTTCTCGCGCTGTCTTCTATGCGGAGGCGGGAGGAGACGACGTAGTCGTTGTGAGCCGAGGCGGAGACACTCGCGGCGGCGTGCCGAGCGTTGCATGGGATGACTTCCTGATCGATCTACGGCAGCGTGCCGGCCAACCATCCTCCATCGTCTGGATCCTCGACGGTGCGAAGCATGACGAGCTAGAGCGGCTCAACGCACTGCTGAGGGTGGTTGACGAATCGACTTACGTAGTTGGGGTGTCATCGTGCACCGTCTACGGCAATCGGCACGGAGAGGTCTGCGTCGAAAGCACACCGCTGAGCCTCGTGACGCCAAACGCTGAGCTCAAAGCCGCTTGCGAGGATTCACTTGAGGCGGCACCGGTCTCCTACGGGATCCTGAGGCTAGGCGCGCTTTACGGAGTTGATGATCGGGGAATCCGCCGTGACCGGGTCGAGAAGTGGGTCACCGAAGCCGCTCAAGTCGGAACGGTGACTGTCCCGGAACCGAGCCATTGGCGCGGTTGGCTGCATCGTGACCAAGCGGCTCGGGCGCTCGTTCGTGCCGCCCGAGACAGAGTTGAGGGGACATTCAATGTCACGTCCTCGAACTATCGCTTCGGCGATGCGGCATCGTTCGCTGCGGACCCGTTCGGCGCAGAAGTAAGGGGCGACGGGAAGGACGATCCTATGGATTACCAGATCGATTCGTCGCTTGCCGTCAAGCAGCAACTCCTTGATCATCAAGAGGGCGAGGACCTCCCCTCGACCGTCGCTGCATTCGCGGCTACCCACAGGCGATAA
- a CDS encoding helix-turn-helix domain-containing protein, producing MMDYDDDLGIGRRISEARKLRRMSQEELAARIPFSLSMLRKVEQGKRDATPAFTAAVAKCLATDVTTLTGQPYDQHGRGRDRIHASMPSLRQALTYWDLSPQLDKPIRTWDVLRAETVMAAELRRTAQHQKLVQVLPDLLLEVTAATHESTEIEKERYFELLAILLFAAHSVTYKTGYLDLSSVVEDRINWAASRSSDPLMGALAAWARTTSMLQNGSYDIGLQLLDRMQMAIDPIRTDQEKTALPVSGSLHLRSGMLAARAGDGDTANAHLREARKIAAHLGGDDHDGGWHQLSFGPANVSIHEVAARIELGDGTGAVALAHDLKIPANLPPIRAGHHFVDLSRAQLWEGEREAALKSLYQARRLAPQQTRHLPTTREVLRMLVRAHRRSSEPLAKMVSWIGGEL from the coding sequence ATGATGGACTACGACGACGATCTAGGAATCGGCAGGCGAATCTCTGAAGCGCGCAAGCTTCGCAGGATGAGCCAGGAGGAACTTGCGGCCAGGATCCCCTTCAGCCTGTCGATGCTGCGGAAGGTCGAGCAGGGAAAGAGAGACGCGACGCCGGCGTTCACTGCGGCAGTAGCAAAGTGCCTTGCTACAGACGTAACCACTCTCACCGGCCAGCCGTACGACCAGCATGGCAGGGGCCGCGACCGTATTCACGCCTCCATGCCCAGCCTTCGGCAGGCGCTGACGTACTGGGACCTGAGCCCCCAGCTCGACAAGCCGATCCGAACCTGGGATGTCCTTCGTGCCGAAACGGTGATGGCGGCGGAGCTGCGTCGCACCGCCCAGCACCAAAAGTTGGTGCAGGTGCTTCCAGACCTGCTCCTAGAGGTCACCGCTGCCACGCACGAGAGCACCGAAATCGAGAAGGAGCGGTACTTCGAGCTCCTGGCAATCCTGCTGTTCGCTGCCCACTCAGTCACGTACAAGACGGGGTATCTCGATTTGTCCAGCGTGGTCGAGGACCGCATCAACTGGGCGGCCTCGCGGTCGTCCGATCCGCTCATGGGAGCGCTCGCGGCTTGGGCTCGTACGACTTCGATGCTTCAGAACGGCTCGTACGACATCGGTCTTCAGTTGTTAGATCGCATGCAAATGGCGATCGACCCGATTCGTACTGACCAAGAGAAGACGGCGCTGCCGGTTTCGGGGTCATTGCATCTACGTTCGGGAATGCTCGCAGCGCGCGCCGGGGACGGTGATACCGCAAACGCGCATTTGAGAGAAGCCAGAAAGATTGCGGCGCACCTTGGCGGCGATGACCACGACGGCGGTTGGCATCAACTCTCGTTCGGCCCGGCGAACGTCAGCATTCACGAAGTTGCGGCCCGCATTGAGCTTGGGGATGGCACCGGCGCGGTGGCTTTAGCGCACGACCTGAAGATCCCGGCCAACCTGCCTCCGATCCGAGCAGGACATCACTTCGTAGACCTATCCAGAGCTCAACTCTGGGAGGGAGAGCGCGAAGCGGCTCTCAAGAGCCTTTACCAGGCAAGGAGACTTGCGCCGCAACAGACTCGGCATCTTCCGACAACGCGCGAGGTACTGCGGATGTTAGTGAGGGCGCATCGGAGAAGTAGCGAACCGTTGGCAAAGATGGTCAGTTGGATAGGCGGTGAGCTGTAG
- a CDS encoding GPP34 family phosphoprotein — MIGRHHSPSDAMATRPPWSPAEDASARPYSQPMAPSHVQPDRRYGVSATPSYAQPAVPETSGAFRARRPAPGEYDWWRHRLITPGTHCRMDRTWSAAGWPQLADDFWRVVHSDRSGSRRADSALIGLGLGAALMIELLLGGQVVLNREGHLRLASEVSAALAYRIQAAAISGGAPAALVPDRIANEFLMVIYSEPDLLPVETWLAYLAPLAPDQVSQRLVDAGHLHVCRPRRLLGRSVVYRPANANEAVWPAIRLLHPLRGGELDYLDLTLLGLCRATGADRWVFDGQPSDGVARLLGAPDRLPEPFPELWRRLDAVMAASASRLH; from the coding sequence ATGATCGGCCGTCATCACTCACCGTCGGATGCGATGGCGACCAGGCCTCCGTGGTCACCTGCGGAAGATGCGAGCGCAAGGCCATATTCGCAGCCTATGGCGCCGTCCCACGTTCAGCCGGATCGGCGGTATGGGGTCTCCGCCACGCCGTCGTATGCACAGCCCGCGGTGCCGGAGACCAGCGGCGCCTTCCGGGCACGTAGACCTGCCCCTGGCGAGTATGACTGGTGGCGGCATCGGCTGATCACGCCCGGAACCCACTGCCGGATGGATCGAACCTGGTCGGCTGCAGGATGGCCTCAACTGGCTGACGACTTCTGGCGAGTGGTACACAGCGACCGCTCGGGGAGCCGACGGGCGGACTCCGCGTTGATCGGCCTGGGTTTGGGCGCGGCGTTGATGATCGAACTGCTGCTCGGCGGCCAGGTCGTGCTCAATCGGGAGGGTCACCTTCGCCTCGCCTCAGAAGTCAGTGCGGCCCTGGCCTACCGCATCCAAGCTGCGGCGATTTCCGGCGGTGCACCCGCTGCGCTGGTGCCTGACCGAATCGCTAACGAGTTCCTGATGGTGATCTATTCGGAGCCTGATCTGTTGCCGGTCGAGACGTGGCTTGCCTACTTGGCCCCTCTCGCGCCTGATCAGGTCTCGCAGAGGCTGGTGGATGCCGGGCATCTGCACGTCTGCCGGCCTCGCCGTTTGCTCGGTAGATCGGTCGTCTATCGACCGGCCAACGCGAACGAGGCTGTGTGGCCTGCGATCCGGCTGCTGCATCCGCTACGTGGCGGTGAGCTTGACTACTTGGATCTGACGTTGCTGGGGCTGTGCCGGGCGACGGGCGCGGACCGATGGGTGTTCGACGGCCAACCATCGGACGGGGTCGCGAGGTTGCTCGGCGCCCCCGACCGGTTGCCGGAGCCCTTTCCTGAGCTGTGGCGTCGGCTCGACGCGGTGATGGCCGCTTCCGCGAGCCGTCTGCACTGA
- the fxlM gene encoding methyltransferase, FxLD system: MTVTPTPDPAVLRAAMVASLREQDLLHSERVADALATVPRHAFAPRESDLAKVYDTHTTLEPVLFADGSQSSVVSATHIQAIQLEMADVQPGMRVLEIGSGGYNAALIAEVVGPTGAVTTVDIDAGVVERARACLTATGYDRVNVVLADAQYGVPEYAPYDRIIVTVGAADVPQAWLEQLTDTGRIVVPLRFSGITRMIAFDRTGQTLTADNYRLGGFVPMQGDGASAEQLVPITADLGLYVDPQYDVDFDVPALRAALSSAPVDLWAGTPFDMPDELAMFQLTNGGSGMVMLHAAQKAVDEGVVEPAVRHGIPVLVQGGNFAYRIKRESEKFASGYEAGVRAHGPQAQQVGEQMLALVRDWGTDHFRRGAARIVYYPAGTDVTGLAGWRSVKRHGILAISWS; the protein is encoded by the coding sequence ATGACAGTGACCCCGACCCCTGACCCGGCCGTGCTCCGCGCGGCGATGGTGGCCTCGTTGCGTGAGCAGGACCTACTGCACTCCGAACGGGTGGCTGACGCGCTCGCGACGGTGCCCCGGCACGCATTCGCCCCTAGGGAGAGCGACCTTGCCAAGGTGTACGACACGCACACCACGCTGGAGCCTGTGCTGTTCGCCGACGGGAGCCAGTCGAGCGTCGTCTCGGCCACGCACATTCAGGCGATCCAGCTGGAGATGGCCGACGTCCAGCCCGGCATGCGGGTCCTGGAGATCGGCTCCGGGGGATACAACGCGGCGCTGATCGCGGAGGTCGTCGGCCCGACCGGCGCGGTGACAACCGTCGACATCGACGCCGGCGTGGTGGAGCGGGCCCGTGCCTGTCTCACTGCGACGGGATACGACCGGGTCAACGTGGTGCTCGCCGATGCCCAGTACGGCGTTCCGGAATATGCCCCGTATGACCGGATCATCGTCACCGTGGGAGCCGCTGACGTCCCACAGGCTTGGCTCGAACAGCTCACGGACACTGGCCGGATCGTGGTGCCGCTGCGGTTCAGCGGGATCACCCGGATGATCGCGTTCGACCGTACCGGCCAGACGTTGACGGCCGACAACTACCGGCTCGGTGGCTTCGTACCCATGCAGGGGGACGGGGCCAGCGCCGAGCAGCTGGTGCCCATCACCGCGGACCTCGGCTTGTACGTCGACCCGCAGTACGACGTCGACTTCGACGTGCCCGCGCTGCGAGCAGCGTTGAGCAGTGCGCCGGTCGATCTGTGGGCCGGAACCCCGTTCGACATGCCCGACGAGCTGGCGATGTTCCAGCTCACCAACGGAGGCTCCGGGATGGTGATGCTGCACGCCGCGCAGAAGGCGGTCGACGAGGGCGTCGTCGAGCCCGCCGTGCGCCATGGCATCCCGGTGCTCGTCCAAGGCGGCAACTTCGCCTACCGGATCAAGCGAGAGAGCGAGAAATTCGCCAGCGGCTACGAGGCCGGGGTCCGGGCGCACGGGCCGCAGGCGCAGCAGGTCGGGGAGCAGATGCTCGCCCTGGTCCGGGACTGGGGCACCGACCATTTCCGGCGTGGTGCCGCCCGCATCGTGTATTACCCGGCCGGTACCGACGTCACCGGTCTGGCCGGATGGCGGTCGGTGAAGCGCCACGGCATTCTCGCGATCAGCTGGTCCTGA
- a CDS encoding HAD family hydrolase, which translates to MPGERDSPALKALRDAGLWVGIAGNQTIRAGGILRKLKLPADLVATSDDWGFSKPDTAFFRALANVTPHKPEETLHVGDRLDNDIRPAPSDRLQDSTYTQGAVGHDSAERYRCSKYPYDANRISKRIAQPSSGIQRDRALGTASKL; encoded by the coding sequence ATGCCTGGTGAACGAGACTCGCCCGCACTGAAGGCTCTGCGCGACGCGGGCCTTTGGGTTGGAATCGCTGGCAATCAGACGATTCGAGCTGGAGGCATCCTGCGGAAATTGAAGCTTCCGGCCGACCTGGTCGCTACTTCTGACGACTGGGGATTCTCGAAGCCGGACACGGCCTTCTTTCGTGCCCTAGCAAATGTCACACCACACAAGCCCGAAGAGACTCTGCATGTCGGCGATCGGCTGGATAATGACATCCGTCCGGCCCCTAGCGACCGGCTTCAGGACAGCACTTATACGCAGGGGGCCGTGGGCCACGATTCAGCAGAACGATACAGATGCTCAAAGTATCCCTACGATGCGAATCGAATCTCTAAACGAATTGCCCAGCCAAGTTCTGGCATTCAACGAGACAGGGCGCTAGGTACTGCCTCAAAGCTATAG
- a CDS encoding GGDEF domain-containing protein — protein sequence MFTTPLVIATLVAATVGAAIGFLTSRRATRPNIARLRNELADKIWQLTHDPLTGLHNRTGLRAIHTAIAASVQHRQIVAVLIDLDLFKEVNDAYGHDAGDDLLKATAVRIGRLAALYGGQAARLSGDEFAVIAPLDTTRLAHMALLFTSVIAESVEVRADYGPITVTITASLGIAVASSTDLLEGVALHHADMAMYHAKQQGGNRYVFHRPGMTMPGHRPRRGPRLRDQRRHQNGGGA from the coding sequence GTGTTCACCACGCCCCTCGTGATCGCCACCCTCGTGGCGGCCACAGTCGGAGCCGCCATCGGCTTCCTCACCAGTCGCAGAGCTACCCGGCCGAACATTGCCCGGCTGCGCAACGAGCTGGCTGACAAGATTTGGCAGCTCACCCATGACCCGCTCACCGGCTTGCACAACCGCACCGGCCTACGGGCCATCCACACCGCCATCGCCGCGTCCGTTCAGCACCGGCAGATCGTAGCTGTGCTCATCGACCTCGACCTGTTCAAAGAGGTCAACGACGCGTACGGCCACGACGCCGGAGACGACCTGCTCAAGGCGACCGCCGTCCGGATCGGGCGACTCGCCGCCCTCTACGGCGGCCAGGCCGCGCGGCTCTCGGGCGACGAGTTCGCCGTCATCGCGCCGCTGGACACTACCCGGCTCGCCCATATGGCCCTGTTGTTCACCAGCGTCATCGCCGAGTCGGTCGAGGTCCGCGCCGACTACGGGCCGATCACCGTCACGATCACCGCAAGCCTCGGCATCGCCGTCGCCTCCAGCACCGACCTGCTCGAAGGCGTTGCCTTGCACCACGCCGACATGGCCATGTACCACGCCAAGCAGCAAGGCGGGAACCGGTACGTCTTCCATCGGCCCGGCATGACTATGCCCGGCCACCGGCCCCGCCGAGGACCGCGCCTTCGCGACCAGCGCCGCCACCAGAACGGAGGCGGCGCATGA
- a CDS encoding SAM-dependent methyltransferase, translating into MGVDQNSIIDTSVAHPARRYQYWLGGKDNFAADRESGDAIEKLHPYIRLSARENRWFLHRAVRYLAKEAGVRQFLDIGTGLPLTPNTHEVAQTVEPAARIVYVDNDPLVLSHARALLTSHPAGRTAYIDADLTDPAKILGGPTLTNVLDLREPVGLLLVAVLHFLPDDVQAYTAVNTLMQALPAGSYLAASHATYDFMDADVTRAFTTKSVTGAEGFIGRSRTKFLRFFDGLDLVNPGVTAVSDWRRDSADTPKAEDVSVYGAVAIKPESSA; encoded by the coding sequence ATGGGCGTCGACCAAAATTCGATAATCGATACTAGCGTCGCGCATCCCGCCCGCCGGTACCAATATTGGCTCGGAGGCAAGGACAATTTCGCCGCCGATCGTGAGTCCGGCGACGCCATCGAGAAGTTGCATCCATACATTCGCCTTTCCGCTAGGGAAAACCGATGGTTCCTGCATCGCGCCGTCCGGTATCTGGCTAAAGAGGCAGGCGTCCGGCAGTTCTTGGACATCGGCACCGGCCTTCCCCTAACCCCCAACACGCACGAGGTCGCCCAGACTGTCGAGCCTGCCGCGCGCATCGTCTACGTCGACAACGACCCACTCGTGCTCAGCCACGCACGCGCGCTGCTCACCAGCCACCCCGCAGGTCGCACCGCCTACATCGACGCTGACCTAACTGATCCAGCCAAAATTCTCGGCGGCCCAACCCTTACAAACGTCCTCGACCTGCGCGAACCGGTAGGTCTGCTGCTCGTCGCCGTGCTGCACTTCCTGCCCGACGACGTGCAGGCGTACACGGCCGTAAACACCTTGATGCAGGCGCTACCCGCCGGCAGCTACCTCGCCGCCTCGCACGCCACCTACGACTTTATGGACGCCGACGTCACGCGAGCCTTTACTACCAAGAGCGTTACGGGGGCTGAGGGCTTCATCGGACGTAGCCGTACGAAGTTCCTGCGTTTCTTCGACGGGCTGGACCTAGTCAACCCCGGCGTCACGGCGGTCAGCGACTGGCGACGTGACTCTGCCGATACACCAAAGGCCGAAGACGTCTCGGTTTATGGCGCGGTAGCCATCAAACCTGAAAGCTCAGCCTAG
- a CDS encoding APC family permease has protein sequence MQASPPPSRVSQALAANRLGVWTVVAIVGGAIAPLTVVAGGATTGWAVAGVVAIPLAYLVIAALLILFSTGYTAMSRGSISAGPLYTFPAKGLGRPAGVGSGAIALFAYSTMGAGLLGGFGAVAKPLLADQLGWGTPWWAWALAAWVIIAVLGVLHVDVVGKVLAVLLGAEVLVTVILAVVMFAHPAGGHVSYTAISPGQILVAGFGAACAIAIAGFVGFEATGNLSEESKDPRRTVPLATYLALGIVGLVYGGTALAMVVAAGTDNIVAKSTSDGTNTMFNLAAPYVPTWLITTGHFLLLSSLFASALAFQSVASRYLFTLGREGVLPRRLAQTGARSHAPISASITQSVIVLVIVSLYAINGWDPLTKLFFQLTVEGGFGVLVLMVITSAATATFFRHVVNRSYGIGIARGVVAPIVSVLLLGVVLVETLQQFQTLLGVADDDPLRWIFPGSFAVLFVLGLIWAAWLRLAKPDVYRAIGTSRPPEPPVVGLPPAPAAARR, from the coding sequence GTGCAAGCCTCACCGCCACCGAGCCGGGTCAGCCAGGCGCTGGCCGCGAACCGGCTCGGTGTGTGGACCGTGGTGGCGATCGTGGGCGGCGCTATCGCCCCGCTGACGGTGGTCGCCGGTGGCGCGACGACCGGATGGGCTGTCGCCGGGGTCGTCGCGATCCCGCTTGCTTATCTGGTCATCGCCGCGTTGCTGATTCTGTTCAGTACCGGATACACGGCGATGAGCCGAGGCTCGATCAGCGCCGGGCCGCTCTACACCTTCCCGGCGAAGGGGCTGGGCCGGCCCGCCGGAGTCGGGTCCGGGGCCATCGCGCTCTTCGCGTACAGCACGATGGGCGCCGGGCTGCTGGGCGGCTTCGGCGCGGTCGCTAAGCCCTTGCTGGCCGATCAGCTCGGCTGGGGCACGCCGTGGTGGGCGTGGGCGCTGGCCGCCTGGGTGATCATCGCCGTTCTAGGCGTGCTGCACGTTGACGTGGTCGGAAAGGTCCTTGCGGTTCTGCTCGGTGCCGAGGTCCTGGTGACGGTGATCCTCGCCGTGGTGATGTTCGCGCACCCGGCAGGCGGCCACGTCTCCTACACCGCGATCTCCCCAGGTCAGATCCTCGTGGCCGGGTTCGGTGCCGCCTGCGCAATCGCCATTGCCGGTTTCGTCGGCTTCGAGGCCACTGGCAACCTGTCGGAGGAGTCGAAAGACCCGCGCCGTACCGTGCCGCTGGCGACCTATCTCGCGCTCGGCATCGTCGGCCTGGTCTACGGAGGGACCGCCCTCGCGATGGTGGTCGCGGCCGGCACCGACAACATCGTCGCGAAGAGCACGAGCGACGGCACGAACACCATGTTCAACCTCGCCGCTCCGTACGTGCCGACCTGGCTGATCACCACCGGGCACTTCCTGCTGCTGTCCAGCCTGTTCGCCTCCGCGCTCGCGTTCCAGTCGGTGGCCTCGCGCTACCTGTTCACCCTCGGCCGCGAAGGCGTCCTGCCCCGGCGCCTGGCCCAGACCGGCGCGCGTAGCCACGCGCCCATCTCCGCGTCAATCACGCAGAGCGTGATCGTCCTGGTGATCGTCTCCCTGTACGCGATCAACGGCTGGGACCCGCTGACAAAGCTGTTCTTCCAACTGACCGTAGAGGGCGGCTTCGGGGTGCTCGTGCTGATGGTAATCACCAGCGCCGCGACCGCTACATTCTTCCGACACGTCGTCAACCGGTCCTACGGCATCGGCATCGCACGTGGCGTCGTAGCCCCGATCGTCTCGGTGCTGCTGCTCGGGGTGGTGCTGGTTGAGACGTTGCAGCAGTTCCAGACCCTGCTCGGTGTCGCCGATGATGACCCGCTGCGCTGGATCTTCCCTGGCAGCTTCGCTGTCCTGTTTGTCCTCGGCCTGATCTGGGCGGCCTGGCTGCGCCTAGCCAAACCGGACGTCTATCGGGCGATCGGCACCAGCCGACCTCCGGAGCCGCCCGTCGTCGGCCTCCCGCCCGCACCCGCGGCAGCCCGACGGTGA
- a CDS encoding RNA polymerase sigma factor: MPYQHPGTPRQNLVAASRRRHPEAAPAVLALLDRAQLGDRDAFAELYLMFREPVTRYVSVRLRGHDRDAIPDLVQETFTGALADLSAALLDVRGWFIWHAAKASNQHEWSQRRYVRAAYAVRDHAPAPAAPATGGAPARLGRLAFAHAMARLTTAQRRAIQLRYLDGHPRDAAARHMDRSVAAVRSLERRALHHVQAALAAPA, encoded by the coding sequence ATGCCGTACCAGCACCCCGGTACGCCACGTCAAAACCTCGTCGCGGCTTCACGGCGCCGGCACCCCGAGGCCGCCCCCGCTGTCCTCGCGCTGCTCGACCGCGCCCAGCTCGGTGACCGCGACGCCTTCGCGGAGCTGTACCTCATGTTCCGGGAACCGGTCACCCGCTACGTCAGCGTGCGCCTACGGGGCCACGACCGTGACGCCATCCCGGACCTCGTGCAGGAAACGTTCACCGGTGCCCTGGCGGACCTGTCCGCCGCACTGCTCGACGTGCGCGGCTGGTTCATCTGGCACGCCGCGAAGGCATCCAACCAGCACGAATGGTCCCAGCGCAGGTACGTCCGCGCCGCGTACGCCGTCCGCGACCACGCTCCCGCGCCCGCTGCACCGGCCACCGGAGGCGCGCCTGCCCGGCTCGGCCGGCTCGCCTTCGCCCACGCGATGGCCCGACTGACCACCGCTCAGCGGCGCGCGATCCAGCTGCGCTACCTCGACGGCCACCCGCGCGACGCTGCCGCCCGGCACATGGACCGCAGCGTCGCGGCCGTCCGCAGCCTGGAACGCCGAGCCCTCCACCACGTGCAGGCCGCTCTCGCAGCACCGGCATGA
- a CDS encoding FxLD family lanthipeptide gives MTAPTIERTTVVPPNVDEPETGFDLDITFVEAGDSVQHIIKMTGDNCGTTCQSACTTC, from the coding sequence GTGACCGCACCCACCATCGAACGCACCACCGTTGTCCCGCCGAACGTCGACGAGCCGGAGACCGGCTTCGACCTGGACATCACGTTCGTCGAGGCCGGCGACAGCGTCCAACACATCATCAAGATGACCGGCGACAACTGCGGCACCACGTGCCAGTCCGCCTGCACCACCTGCTGA
- a CDS encoding GNAT family N-acetyltransferase, which produces MTIHTAGLGDLDTIVDTLATGFHDGDFADWLIPEPATRAAVYPGYFRILAEHALSTGWVELAGDGEAVAVWHTLGSAPIAAVPIPRYQHRLADAVGPEALPRFQALDAALEEHHPAGAHHYLAFLAVRPRLRGNGLGSALLECHHRYLDKHAIPAYLEATGLRNQQLYLRHGYQPHPPYLLAEDSPQALPMWRPPRPGAAG; this is translated from the coding sequence GTGACGATCCACACCGCCGGACTCGGTGACCTGGACACGATCGTCGACACTCTCGCAACCGGCTTCCACGACGGCGACTTCGCCGACTGGCTGATCCCCGAGCCCGCTACCCGGGCCGCCGTTTACCCGGGCTATTTCCGGATCCTCGCCGAGCACGCGTTGAGCACCGGCTGGGTTGAACTCGCCGGTGACGGCGAGGCTGTGGCAGTCTGGCACACGCTCGGCTCGGCCCCGATTGCTGCGGTGCCGATTCCCCGCTACCAGCATCGGCTCGCCGACGCGGTCGGCCCGGAAGCGCTGCCGCGTTTCCAGGCGCTCGATGCGGCGCTCGAGGAACACCACCCGGCCGGCGCGCATCACTACCTCGCCTTCCTCGCCGTCCGTCCCCGCCTGCGCGGGAACGGCTTGGGCAGCGCCTTATTGGAGTGCCACCACCGGTACCTCGACAAACACGCCATCCCGGCGTACCTGGAGGCCACCGGCCTTCGCAACCAGCAGCTCTACCTGCGGCACGGCTACCAACCCCACCCGCCGTACCTGCTGGCCGAGGACAGCCCGCAGGCGCTTCCGATGTGGCGTCCCCCCAGGCCCGGCGCTGCCGGATAA